Proteins co-encoded in one Nothobranchius furzeri strain GRZ-AD chromosome 4, NfurGRZ-RIMD1, whole genome shotgun sequence genomic window:
- the LOC107395725 gene encoding E3 SUMO-protein ligase CBX4 isoform X2: MYNTWEPEENILDPRLLDAFEDRERQEQLMGYRKRGPKPKHVLVQVPSFARRSTILADLQESSLEDDNCQKSSPIQMICPQVQQYQLNSKKHHQYQPLCRESEQKNNGKKFYYQLNSKKHHHYQPDLKVHEPVFTKPQEVKAPELVNKGYNLPPALQQKWVRDKDSGCLTKVKDITMELKKLPADLNGHKEPEKVEATEDASPQSNGVRSSKLKIVKNKNKNGRIVIVMSKYMENGMQAAAATNGDAAEKSSQRADSSIENHLAKMKLVKKLGLVNGFVKHSKDKPAVLGSGLNGDGLKEKEPSPLVGRTETEQEKPEVRGQGKFLEDQPLQLTSSGASDERENRAGSGGLKRPVGDLGGEDRDAKRFLSCRSISVPNAVPSPPLSVSTSQNGLQTPAGLQDCGYVDQEEPMDLSMVKSRSSVCSATATEMQTEAVTQTEPQTETHNASEDSSNHRTTKDETFPSFQPCLGNIVITDITTNCLTVTFKEYVAA, from the exons AT GTATAACACCTGGGAGCCTGAGGAAAACATCCTGGATCCAAGGCTGCTTGATGCCTTTGAAGACAG GGAACGCCAGGAGCAGCTGATGGGATATCGCAAGCGAGGACCAAAACCCAAACACGTCCTGGTCCAG GTGCCGTCTTTTGCCAGGAGGTCCACCATTCTGGCAGATCTTCAGGAGTCGTCCCTGGAAGACGACAACTGTCAGAAGTCCAGTCCCATCCAGATGATTTGTCCCCAGGTCCAGCAGTACCAGCTGAACAGCAAGAAGCACCACCAGTACCAGCCGCTGTGCAGGGAGTCGGAGCAGAAGAACAATGGCAAGAAGTTCTACTATCAGCTGAACAGCAAGAAGCACCACCACTATCAGCCGGACCTGAAGGTGCACGAGCCAGTGTTTACCAAGCCGCAGGAGGTCAAAGCTCCAGAGCTGGTCAACAAAGGCTACAACCTGCCCCCGGCCCTGCAGCAGAAATGGGTCCGGGACAAAGACTCGGGCTGCCTGACCAAGGTGAAGGACATCACCATGGAGCTGAAGAAGCTTCCTGCTGACCTTAACGGGCACAAAGAGCCAGAGAAAGTCGAAGCTACAGAGGACGCATCGCCGCAGTCCAACGGCGTCAGAAGCAGCAAACTTAAGATCGTcaagaacaaaaacaagaacGGGAGGATTGTTATCGTCATGAGCAAGTACATGGAAAACGGGATGCAGGCGGCTGCAGCTACAAACGGGGACGCTGCTGAGAAGTCGTCCCAGAGAGCCGACAGCAGCATAGAGAATCACCTTGCTAAGATGAAGCTTGTCAAAAAACTCGGACTCGTCAATGGATTTGTGAAACACTCCAAAGACAAACCAGCTGTTCTCGGCTCTGGATTAAATGGAGATGGTCTCAAGGAAAAGGAACCGTCCCCTCTGGTAGGGCGGACTGAGACGGAACAGGAGAaaccagaggtcagaggtcaagggAAGTTTCTCGAGGATCAGCCATTACAGCTGACGAGCTCTGGGGCATCTGACGAGAGGGAAAACCGAGCTGGGTCTGGAGGACTGAAGCGACCCGTCGGTGACCTCGGCGGTGAGGATCGGGATGCTAAACGGTTTTTGAGTTGCAGAAGCATCAGTGTTCCCAACGCGGTTCCCTCACCCCCCCTAAGCGTCAGCACGTCCCAAAACGGACTCCAGACTCCCGCTGGACTGCAGGACTGTGGATACGTGGACCAGGAGGAACCCATGGACTTGAGCATGGTCAAGTCAAGGTCCTCCGTTTGCTCAGCGACTGCAACCGAGATGCAAACAGAGGCGGTAACACAAACAGAACCTCAGACTGAAACACACAACGCTTCAGAGGACTCCTCCAACCACAGAACCACTAAAGATGAGACCTTTCCTTCTTTTCAGCCGTGTCTTGGGAACATTGTCATCACGGACATCACCACCAACTGTCTGACGGTCACATTTAAGGAATACGTCGCAGCGTAG
- the LOC107395725 gene encoding E3 SUMO-protein ligase CBX4 isoform X1 produces the protein MELPAAGEHVFAVESIEKKRSRKGRVEYLVKWRGWSPRYNTWEPEENILDPRLLDAFEDRERQEQLMGYRKRGPKPKHVLVQVPSFARRSTILADLQESSLEDDNCQKSSPIQMICPQVQQYQLNSKKHHQYQPLCRESEQKNNGKKFYYQLNSKKHHHYQPDLKVHEPVFTKPQEVKAPELVNKGYNLPPALQQKWVRDKDSGCLTKVKDITMELKKLPADLNGHKEPEKVEATEDASPQSNGVRSSKLKIVKNKNKNGRIVIVMSKYMENGMQAAAATNGDAAEKSSQRADSSIENHLAKMKLVKKLGLVNGFVKHSKDKPAVLGSGLNGDGLKEKEPSPLVGRTETEQEKPEVRGQGKFLEDQPLQLTSSGASDERENRAGSGGLKRPVGDLGGEDRDAKRFLSCRSISVPNAVPSPPLSVSTSQNGLQTPAGLQDCGYVDQEEPMDLSMVKSRSSVCSATATEMQTEAVTQTEPQTETHNASEDSSNHRTTKDETFPSFQPCLGNIVITDITTNCLTVTFKEYVAA, from the exons ATGGAGCTCCCCGCCGCTGGAGAGCACGTCTTCGCGGTGGAGAGCATCGAGAAGAAGCGCAGCAGAAAG GGGAGGGTCGAGTATCTGGTCAAGTGGAGAGGATGGTCTCCGAG GTATAACACCTGGGAGCCTGAGGAAAACATCCTGGATCCAAGGCTGCTTGATGCCTTTGAAGACAG GGAACGCCAGGAGCAGCTGATGGGATATCGCAAGCGAGGACCAAAACCCAAACACGTCCTGGTCCAG GTGCCGTCTTTTGCCAGGAGGTCCACCATTCTGGCAGATCTTCAGGAGTCGTCCCTGGAAGACGACAACTGTCAGAAGTCCAGTCCCATCCAGATGATTTGTCCCCAGGTCCAGCAGTACCAGCTGAACAGCAAGAAGCACCACCAGTACCAGCCGCTGTGCAGGGAGTCGGAGCAGAAGAACAATGGCAAGAAGTTCTACTATCAGCTGAACAGCAAGAAGCACCACCACTATCAGCCGGACCTGAAGGTGCACGAGCCAGTGTTTACCAAGCCGCAGGAGGTCAAAGCTCCAGAGCTGGTCAACAAAGGCTACAACCTGCCCCCGGCCCTGCAGCAGAAATGGGTCCGGGACAAAGACTCGGGCTGCCTGACCAAGGTGAAGGACATCACCATGGAGCTGAAGAAGCTTCCTGCTGACCTTAACGGGCACAAAGAGCCAGAGAAAGTCGAAGCTACAGAGGACGCATCGCCGCAGTCCAACGGCGTCAGAAGCAGCAAACTTAAGATCGTcaagaacaaaaacaagaacGGGAGGATTGTTATCGTCATGAGCAAGTACATGGAAAACGGGATGCAGGCGGCTGCAGCTACAAACGGGGACGCTGCTGAGAAGTCGTCCCAGAGAGCCGACAGCAGCATAGAGAATCACCTTGCTAAGATGAAGCTTGTCAAAAAACTCGGACTCGTCAATGGATTTGTGAAACACTCCAAAGACAAACCAGCTGTTCTCGGCTCTGGATTAAATGGAGATGGTCTCAAGGAAAAGGAACCGTCCCCTCTGGTAGGGCGGACTGAGACGGAACAGGAGAaaccagaggtcagaggtcaagggAAGTTTCTCGAGGATCAGCCATTACAGCTGACGAGCTCTGGGGCATCTGACGAGAGGGAAAACCGAGCTGGGTCTGGAGGACTGAAGCGACCCGTCGGTGACCTCGGCGGTGAGGATCGGGATGCTAAACGGTTTTTGAGTTGCAGAAGCATCAGTGTTCCCAACGCGGTTCCCTCACCCCCCCTAAGCGTCAGCACGTCCCAAAACGGACTCCAGACTCCCGCTGGACTGCAGGACTGTGGATACGTGGACCAGGAGGAACCCATGGACTTGAGCATGGTCAAGTCAAGGTCCTCCGTTTGCTCAGCGACTGCAACCGAGATGCAAACAGAGGCGGTAACACAAACAGAACCTCAGACTGAAACACACAACGCTTCAGAGGACTCCTCCAACCACAGAACCACTAAAGATGAGACCTTTCCTTCTTTTCAGCCGTGTCTTGGGAACATTGTCATCACGGACATCACCACCAACTGTCTGACGGTCACATTTAAGGAATACGTCGCAGCGTAG